The Candidatus Eisenbacteria bacterium DNA segment GCGGGCGGTGGACGTCCTGGTGCTGCTGCTCTTCTCGGTGGCCGGGGCGGCCCTTTTCGGCTGGCGTCAAATTCTCTGGATTTCAGGCGGGCTCTTTTGCGCGGGCACGCTTGGCCTGATCCTTCTCGTGACGACGGGGGATCGCTGGCCCCTGCCGGCGAAACTCCGGCCGAAGATCAGCGATCTCCTTCAGGCCTTTAAAGTCCTGGCCTCGCATCCCGCCGCGCTCATCCTCGTCGTTGTCTATACGGTTGTGAAATGGTTTGTTTCCATCTTCCAAACCTACCTCTGTTTCATCGCGCTTCGCCATCCGGTGACCTTGGCGCAGACAGCGGGCGCTCTGCCTCTGGCCATCTTTGTCGGGCTCTTTCCGATTACGCTTTCCGGTATGGGGACACGGGACGGCGCGCTGGTTTTTCTGCTGAGCGCCTATGCGCCGGCCGAGGTCATCCTGGGTGTGGGGCTTCTCTATACATTATTTGCCTACTGGGTTCCCTCCCTCGCCGGGCTGCCGTTTTTGAGAAGAGCGCTGCCGGAAGGACGATCCGTCCTCACGAAAACCGCAATGGAGATGAAGCAGAAGGATTTGATTGCGGAAGATTAGGCTACAGAATATCAGGCCGCGGAAGAGGGAAGAGCCTGGCGCCGGCGGATCTGATATTTGTAAGCGTTGCGTATAACAAAGATAAACAATAGAGAAGCAAATCCGCTGATAAATCCGACCGTTTCCACCGCCAGAATTAGTCCCAATCCCAAAAGGAAGAGAACGGCGCAGGAAACAAGGTGATTGGCATTGCCGTAGTTCTCCCGCCAGGTCGTCCCCAAAGGTTTCCCTGCTTCCAATGCAATGGCGATTGAAACGAGAAGTGAATTCGACAGGACGAAGACCGGGAAAGTGATCAGGACAGCGAGGGGGCAGAGCAGGAGGAGCTGGCTTCCCGTGGCGCCGGAGGATTTTATAAAGAAATCAAAAATGATCCCGGCAAGCGCCAGGGAAAAGGAGCTTTGGGCGCCGTTAAAGACCGCCCGGATGGCTCCTCTTCTGTGAAGGATGAGATCAGCCAATAACACGCTGCTGAAGGTGATGCTCAGAGCCTGGACTCTCGGTAGAACAAAAAGAACAGCGATGTTGGCGGCCAAGGACATGCTGACCATGCCCCTTTTGCCGAAGGCGGGGAGCCAGAAGGTTTCCGCCGCGAGGGAAAGGAAAAACCAGAAAGCCAGCGTGCTGAACGGAACGGACGGGGTGGGCGTTTCCACCCCGGCTCCATTCCAAAGGAGGATGGCAATGGCCATGAAGATCACCGTCGTGACAAAGATCACCAATCTTATATCATATCCGAGGGGCTTCATGACCAGGTCTCTCTTGTTGTCTTCTTCACGGGTTATCATCGGATCTCTTTCGTCTCTCGCTTACCAGCCGGCTCTTCCAGCGGCGTATTTTGAGAAGTGATTGAGATCGACATTGAGCTTCTCTCCGGCGAAGGTGCCGCCCTGGTTTTCCCAGCATCCGGCGCCGTCGTTGAACCACCAGATCGTCCAATCAGTAAATGGGATATAATCGAGGTCCTTGAAATCCATCTCCAACTCAACGGGAACGTTAAAGACGATTCCGTGGGGCTCCAGCTCACAGATCAGGTAATCGCTGCCGGGGTCGCGGACGGTGATATAGGTATCCTCATCAAGCGCGTACTTAGGGAACTTAACCTTATAGCGGTCATACTTGACCTCGCCCCCCTTGTCGGCGTCGATGAGTTTTGTGACATAGCCGGGTCCGCTGAGATAGCGGACGAATTCAATGTCACCGGTGTCTGCGGATGATCTGCCGAGGGCGAAGTCGCCGAGTCGGTCCGATTCCGCCAGGAGTTTCTTGTTATCCAATTGCGTGGGGATAGGAATCCAGTCGTTCCCGTCGGCGCGGAGCACCACAAGCGAATTCTCTTCGCTTTCCTTTTTATCAGTGCGATCCAGCTTGTCCCACTCGATGCTAACAGGTGAATTTAAAACCAAATCAGAGGGTTCAATCCTGATCATCAAGCGCTCTTCATCGAGCAGGCTGACGGTCACATCCGTCTCTTCATCAAGGCAGTCTTTCGGGAAAATGACCTTGAATCCACGGACATCGAGGTGGCCGCCATCGGACTTGATGGACTTTGTTTTAGTGCTCTCATCACCTAGTGGGGATGTCTGAATCGCGGTAGGGGAGAAGATGAACTGGGGGCCGGATTCGCCCGAAACCTCAGCGGCCGAGGCGGTCGGCGTGGAGTCGTTGTCCTTGCCGCACCCGACAAAGAAAAGGACTATCAGCAATCCGACGACTGCAGTGAAGATTCCAATATGGCCTGAGGGGGTTCGACGCTGCATGACATCCTCCTTATGGATTGACACTGACTGTAAAGCGAGAGTTGTGCCAGCAAGGGGCTCTCTCGTATCTCCTTATTATTCAAGAAATTGAGAGATCAAAGCCGAAGGGTACCCTGGATGAAAGAGGGGAAATTCACCCTCTTTGCATGAAGCCGCCGCCTTGTAAGGGTCCTATTTTTATTGGATTATCCAGCCTGGTTGAGAAGAGCCGGGGATACGCTGGACGCCCCAGCGCGGAGCGCTCCGCCACAATGCGGCACGGAGGTTTTGGGATGGGAAGCCAAATCGGCCGAATGTTCCGGGTCATGACATGGGGTGAGTCGCACGGACCGGCGTTGGGGTGTGTCATCGATGGATGTCCGGCCGGGTTGCCCTTGTCCGAGCGGGATATTCAAACAGCGTTGGATCGCAGGCGTCCCGGGCAAAGCCGTCTCACGACACAACGGCGGGAAAAGGATCGCGTTCAGATACTATCAGGTGTCTTTAACAAAAAAACACTCGGTTCGCCGATCAGCCTTCTTATACAAAATGAAGATCACCGGTCAAGTGATTACAAGGAGCTGAAAGACATCTACCGCCCATCCCATGCCGATTACACCTATGAATTGAAATATGGGATCCGGGATTGGCGGGGCGGGGGGCGTGCTTCGGCGCGTGAGACCGCCGGGCGGGTCGCCGCCGGAGCCGTCGCTGAGAGATTGCTGCGGCAAGTGACGCAATGCCGGATACTTGCCTACGTTCAGGCCGTGCAGAATATACGTGCGGAGAGGATCCCGGCGAGGCTGACCCGGGCTGTGATCGACCGGACGCCGGTGCGTTGTCCCGATCGGGCAGCCGCACGCCAAATGATCAAGCTGATTGATGATGCGAAAATGGAAGGCGATTCAGTGGGCGGAATCATCGAACTCCGAGTATCGAACCCGCCGGCCGGGCTGGGAGAACCTGTTTTCGGGAAACTGGAGGCGGAGCTGGCCAAGGCGATGCTGAGTCTGCCCGCGGTGAAGGGATTTGAAATCGGCGCCGGTTTCGCTGGGACCCTTTTAAAGGGATCCGAGCATAATGATCCCTTCACGGCGAAAGATGGATTGATTCGAACGGAAAAGAATGACTCAGGTGGGGTCCAGGGAGGGATTTCAAACGGCGAGGAAATCGTGCTTCGGGTGGCTTTTAAGCCGACGGCGACGATACAGAAAAGGCAGAAGACTGTTGATCGACAGGGGCGTACCCGGCAAATAAGCCCGGGAGGGCGCCACGATCCCTGTGTCCTTCCCAGGGCCGTTCCCCTTGTTGAAGCGATGGCCGCCCTCGTTCTGGCGGATCTATGGCTGATCCATAGGGGTGGAAGTCGGATCTAAACTAGTTTATCTTGTCCTTGAGGGCGTATTATTGAGGGAGGGTTATTGAGGCATCTCATTGAGAGAGTATGGTGAGCAAAGACCGATTTTTTAACGGAGGGTTTTCATGGGTTCGGAGAGAGAGAAAGAAATAAAACGCAGACGGCAGCGCCGGAAGAAGAGAATCAAGAGGAGAATTCTCGAAATTATAAAGGACAAAGGAAAGAAAGATAAGGCCGTCTCCAGCTAATCATTTATTAAAAGAAAAGGTCCACTCGTCTTGCGGCGAGTGGACCTTTGATTTTCGATCGAATGATGCGGAGGTCTTTGGACCTCACACCCCATTTCTTATTTCAGCAGCATCATCTTGCGGCTCTGCACTCCCTCCGGGGTCTTCAGGCTGTAGAAGTACATTCCTGTAGATACCGGATTGCCGCGATTATCCCGGCCGTCCCACATGAAGGTGTGACGCCCCTTATCCAAATCACCAGAGTGGAGTGTCCGAACCAAACGACCGGAAGGATCGGTCACGATGAGGGACACACCGGCGCGATTCTGCAAGGCGAAGGAGATCTGGGTGCTGGGACCGAAGGGATTCGGCCGGTTCTGCGCCAGATCGATACGGGACGTGGGGGAGGTGTTCCCAACATCGGAGATGAGGGGATCCTTCGTCAGTGTCGCGTATTTCACCTGAGCAGCGGCCACATTGGCTCTGATATCGGTATGGCCGTCGCCACCCACGAGCGCAAAGGCCGCCAGGGCGGAATCTCCCGGGGCAATCGTGAACGTGCCGGTGGCGATCAAGACCGCAATATCCGATGACGCCATGCTGGTTTGCGTAAGACCAGATTGCAGCCATGCCGTCTTATCCGCATCCGAATAGGTTTCGGTGGTCGCGTGGATAGCGCGGAATGTTGAAACGCCTTCCGGATTCAGTACCGCCAAGCCGACCTCGGTGGTTGTTGAGGGGTCATGGACATAACCCAATCCCAGATCAGCATCGTAGTCGACATTGTTGGTCGCATAGTTGGCCAAATCGAAATCTACAAAGATCCCGGCCCGGAAATTGGAGATGGTCGAGCCGCTCTCGTTCACCAACCAGTACATGAGAATGACATAGTCATCATCCGGATTCGTAGGATAGGAGTAACTCCTGAAAACCGTTGAGACTCCATAAGGCGTTTCATCGTTCTTGGAATCATCCCATATACCGAAACCGGTCTGCTCACCACCGGATAGATCACGAAGCTGAATCGGAAATGTCTGGATGAAATCATCATCTTCCGGGTTGACATCGGAACGGAAATTATCGGAGACAGGACCGTTTGTTGAACCAAAGGCCATCGAAGCCTCAAAAATCGTGTTGGCCCCACCGGAAGGGTAGACAAAACCGCTTCCCCATTGCCCGGACTGGCCGTTCCAGCCACCTGATCCGGTAAATCCAAAATTTCCACAGTTCGTGACCGTCAAGCTCCCGTTGAAGTTGTCATGATCCCCGGTTCCCAAATAGATGCGACCCTCTCTATAGAGAACGCGGGTCGCCCTTTGGTCATCGAAGTGCAGACTACTCTTGGTGCTGTCGCAAGGGGCGATGGCGTAAAACATTGTGGCCGCTGCGTAGGCTGAATGATCCAAACCCAGCATATGTCCGATCTCATGAGTGCCGACGCCCTCAAAATCGTACCTATTGCCTGGACAGGGATGCCAATCCTCTGCCGGATCGTCCCAATTGAAATTTCGGCAATAGACAAAATCACTCTCAACGAGGGCTGAAAAGAGCGTGTCTGTGCCCGTTGTCCAAAATCCCTCACTCGGCGCCGTCCGGAGCCTATAGGTGACCCCCAAAACGCCGCTGCCGCAGAGGTTATTGCAATCTTGAACCGAAACGGTCTTGACCCCATTGCTGGCGATACCGCAGATGGGAGAATGTGGGCCCTCAACGAAAGGAAGATCGGCGCCCGGCGTACATCCCCAATTTCTGAAGCACTGCTTTATCAGCTCGAACTCGTGATCATCCCGAATGGAGGGTTCATCTATATCATAGTGAATTGTATAGACGAAAGGAAGATCAGGATCACCGACCCTCATCGGTGGATCGAATAAGGCATATCCCCAAGCTGTCCCGGTCAATGAAGCCAGGAGGATGCCGAGGAATCCAAGACATAGAATACGTCGCATGGCGGGTCCTCCTTCCACTAGTTCAGATCCAGCTTATGCCGGACAGCGTTTACAAAATCCTCAAGGTTTAGATGCCCCTCTTGATTTAGAGGAACCACCTCTTTGGCCGGTTCAATGAGCAGGTTGTCGATATGATCGTTCTGCAGAATCTCTTCACCCCGTTCATCCAACTGGATCGACCACTTTCCTTGGAACATCC contains these protein-coding regions:
- a CDS encoding flippase-like domain-containing protein, with the translated sequence MTLHPRIKAALMILMTAVLFAVLFRQIPFGKVMAVLRGADLGQLTLALLLTVLLPLFAAIRWRLILQLLGYSISLRTAFDLIMAAWPVSSITPSKSGDLIKAYYLKDRVPVGLTIGTVLVERAVDVLVLLLFSVAGAALFGWRQILWISGGLFCAGTLGLILLVTTGDRWPLPAKLRPKISDLLQAFKVLASHPAALILVVVYTVVKWFVSIFQTYLCFIALRHPVTLAQTAGALPLAIFVGLFPITLSGMGTRDGALVFLLSAYAPAEVILGVGLLYTLFAYWVPSLAGLPFLRRALPEGRSVLTKTAMEMKQKDLIAED
- the aroC gene encoding chorismate synthase, with product MGSQIGRMFRVMTWGESHGPALGCVIDGCPAGLPLSERDIQTALDRRRPGQSRLTTQRREKDRVQILSGVFNKKTLGSPISLLIQNEDHRSSDYKELKDIYRPSHADYTYELKYGIRDWRGGGRASARETAGRVAAGAVAERLLRQVTQCRILAYVQAVQNIRAERIPARLTRAVIDRTPVRCPDRAAARQMIKLIDDAKMEGDSVGGIIELRVSNPPAGLGEPVFGKLEAELAKAMLSLPAVKGFEIGAGFAGTLLKGSEHNDPFTAKDGLIRTEKNDSGGVQGGISNGEEIVLRVAFKPTATIQKRQKTVDRQGRTRQISPGGRHDPCVLPRAVPLVEAMAALVLADLWLIHRGGSRI
- a CDS encoding matrixin family metalloprotease; the encoded protein is MRRILCLGFLGILLASLTGTAWGYALFDPPMRVGDPDLPFVYTIHYDIDEPSIRDDHEFELIKQCFRNWGCTPGADLPFVEGPHSPICGIASNGVKTVSVQDCNNLCGSGVLGVTYRLRTAPSEGFWTTGTDTLFSALVESDFVYCRNFNWDDPAEDWHPCPGNRYDFEGVGTHEIGHMLGLDHSAYAAATMFYAIAPCDSTKSSLHFDDQRATRVLYREGRIYLGTGDHDNFNGSLTVTNCGNFGFTGSGGWNGQSGQWGSGFVYPSGGANTIFEASMAFGSTNGPVSDNFRSDVNPEDDDFIQTFPIQLRDLSGGEQTGFGIWDDSKNDETPYGVSTVFRSYSYPTNPDDDYVILMYWLVNESGSTISNFRAGIFVDFDLANYATNNVDYDADLGLGYVHDPSTTTEVGLAVLNPEGVSTFRAIHATTETYSDADKTAWLQSGLTQTSMASSDIAVLIATGTFTIAPGDSALAAFALVGGDGHTDIRANVAAAQVKYATLTKDPLISDVGNTSPTSRIDLAQNRPNPFGPSTQISFALQNRAGVSLIVTDPSGRLVRTLHSGDLDKGRHTFMWDGRDNRGNPVSTGMYFYSLKTPEGVQSRKMMLLK